The Corynebacterium simulans genome contains a region encoding:
- a CDS encoding MFS transporter, whose protein sequence is MSVPNPREVVTTKALSIWVAAILVYIVAITGRTSFGVAGLEAMERFDVDASRIAVFTSVQLGIYAFAQIPTGVLIDKYGPRKLLVIGAVIMGVGQVALGLTANYWMAIAARLLIGAGDATAFLSVMRILPYWFPLHRTPMFTQVTSSLGQLGQFVSAIPFAALLGWTGWTTAFVALGAAGILIALAAAVAVADTPEALGIIETPAEQPNSQAHSLAARLAMVLRSPVAWQGFFIHFCGLLGATVFVMLWGMPFMTEGLGISKVQAGTVLTFYTICMIALGPIHGKISSRAQGFRDWMALFFTTLNIMSWTAFFLWGNSFFSLFILMVAISLCSPCSNYGFDIVRENMERSVVATATGLANMGGFISSMVAAQIFGMVLDSRGHAPHYELGDFHAAAVTSLIIWLAGMLGIAVTHFLRKRGGGTGPKVKVVSVS, encoded by the coding sequence ATGTCTGTGCCAAATCCACGGGAAGTTGTGACCACCAAGGCCTTATCCATTTGGGTTGCCGCGATACTTGTCTACATCGTGGCGATTACCGGGCGTACCTCTTTTGGTGTGGCGGGGCTGGAAGCGATGGAGCGTTTCGACGTCGATGCCTCTCGCATTGCGGTCTTCACCTCGGTGCAGTTGGGCATCTATGCGTTCGCACAGATTCCTACGGGTGTACTCATTGATAAGTATGGCCCTCGCAAACTGCTCGTAATTGGCGCTGTCATCATGGGCGTGGGGCAGGTAGCGCTGGGCTTAACCGCAAATTATTGGATGGCTATTGCCGCTCGGCTTTTGATTGGCGCGGGCGACGCCACGGCCTTCTTATCCGTGATGCGCATCCTGCCATATTGGTTCCCTTTGCACCGCACGCCAATGTTTACCCAGGTGACCTCGTCGTTGGGTCAGCTCGGCCAGTTCGTCTCCGCTATTCCTTTCGCTGCGCTTTTGGGGTGGACCGGATGGACCACGGCCTTTGTAGCTTTGGGTGCGGCGGGCATCCTCATCGCATTAGCTGCGGCGGTTGCCGTAGCGGACACGCCTGAAGCTCTAGGCATCATCGAAACTCCCGCCGAGCAACCCAATTCGCAGGCGCATTCCTTGGCCGCCAGACTGGCCATGGTGCTGCGTTCCCCCGTTGCATGGCAGGGATTTTTCATCCACTTCTGTGGCCTTTTGGGTGCGACTGTATTTGTCATGTTGTGGGGAATGCCGTTCATGACGGAGGGACTAGGAATCTCCAAGGTGCAGGCCGGAACGGTGCTGACCTTTTATACGATCTGCATGATTGCGTTAGGGCCAATCCACGGCAAGATTTCCTCGCGTGCACAGGGTTTCCGCGACTGGATGGCACTGTTTTTCACGACACTCAACATAATGTCGTGGACAGCTTTCTTCCTCTGGGGCAACAGCTTCTTCAGCCTTTTCATCCTCATGGTGGCTATTTCGTTATGCTCTCCGTGCTCGAACTATGGCTTCGACATCGTGCGCGAGAACATGGAACGCAGTGTGGTGGCCACGGCAACAGGCTTGGCCAACATGGGTGGATTCATCTCTTCGATGGTGGCAGCGCAAATTTTTGGCATGGTGCTCGATAGCCGTGGCCACGCGCCACACTACGAACTGGGTGACTTCCACGCGGCCGCTGTAACTTCCCTCATCATTTGGCTTGCGGGCATGCTCGGCATAGCTGTCACGCACTTCCTGCGCAAGCGCGGCGGAGGCACTGGCCCGAAGGTCAAGGTTGTCAGCGTCTCCTAG
- the thrC gene encoding threonine synthase → MKYISTRDANRQPASFTDILLGGLAPDGGLYLPESYPQLNGAVLNEWRQLLAEEGYAALAAEVLKLFVDDIPTDDLEAIAQRAYTHPKFASEEIVPVTALGDGLFIGHLSEGPTAAFKDMAMQLLGELFEYELGRRDETLNILGATSGDTGSSAEYAMRGRTGIRVFMLTPAGRMTAFQQAQMFGLDDPNIFNIALDGVFDDCQDVVKATSNDAGFKKEFRIGAVNSINWARLMAQVIYYINCYLKVTSDNEQKVSFSVPTGNFGDICAGHIARSMGLPIDKLIVATNENDVLDEFFRTGNYRPRPAEETYKTSSPSMDISRASNFERFVFDLLDRDASRTAELFGPKLKEGGFQLSAAELDAARDEYGFSSGASTHADRLAIIASVKERYGYLVDPHTADGIKVARQVQKEEDIKTPIICLETALPVKFSETIVEAIGTEPAVPERFAGIMDAQRHVTDLPNDVAAVQDFIRRSIAQTDVKQHPRGA, encoded by the coding sequence GTGAAGTACATTTCTACGCGCGACGCTAACCGTCAGCCCGCTTCTTTTACCGATATTCTCTTAGGCGGGCTTGCCCCTGACGGCGGCCTTTACCTGCCGGAATCCTATCCGCAACTAAACGGCGCTGTGCTTAACGAATGGCGTCAGTTGCTCGCTGAGGAAGGCTACGCGGCGCTTGCGGCAGAAGTACTCAAGCTTTTCGTGGATGATATTCCAACTGATGATCTGGAGGCCATCGCGCAGCGCGCGTACACCCATCCCAAGTTCGCGAGCGAGGAAATTGTCCCCGTGACCGCGCTGGGTGATGGCCTTTTTATCGGCCACCTCTCCGAAGGACCTACCGCTGCCTTCAAGGACATGGCCATGCAGCTGCTCGGCGAGCTCTTCGAGTACGAGCTGGGCCGCCGCGATGAAACCCTCAACATCTTGGGCGCTACCTCGGGCGATACTGGCTCTTCTGCGGAATATGCCATGCGCGGGCGCACCGGAATCCGCGTCTTCATGCTGACCCCGGCAGGCCGCATGACTGCTTTCCAGCAGGCTCAGATGTTCGGCCTTGATGATCCGAATATCTTCAACATCGCGCTCGATGGTGTCTTCGATGATTGCCAGGATGTGGTTAAGGCAACCTCCAACGATGCCGGGTTTAAGAAGGAATTCCGCATCGGCGCCGTTAATTCCATCAACTGGGCACGCCTTATGGCGCAGGTCATTTACTACATCAACTGCTACCTGAAGGTCACCTCTGACAACGAGCAGAAGGTCTCTTTCTCCGTGCCCACCGGCAACTTCGGTGATATCTGCGCCGGCCATATCGCCCGTTCGATGGGGCTTCCCATCGACAAACTCATCGTCGCTACCAACGAAAACGACGTGCTCGATGAGTTCTTCCGCACCGGCAACTACCGTCCGCGCCCGGCGGAGGAGACCTACAAGACCTCCTCGCCGTCGATGGATATCTCCCGCGCCTCGAACTTTGAGCGCTTCGTCTTCGACTTACTTGACCGTGATGCCTCCCGCACCGCGGAGCTCTTTGGCCCCAAGCTGAAGGAAGGCGGATTCCAGCTGTCTGCCGCAGAGCTCGATGCCGCGCGCGATGAGTACGGCTTTAGTTCCGGCGCCTCCACGCATGCTGACCGCCTAGCAATCATTGCATCGGTCAAGGAGCGTTATGGCTACCTGGTGGATCCGCACACCGCGGACGGCATCAAGGTCGCCCGCCAGGTGCAAAAGGAAGAGGACATCAAGACACCGATCATCTGCCTGGAGACCGCCCTGCCGGTGAAGTTCTCCGAGACTATCGTCGAGGCCATCGGAACCGAGCCAGCAGTTCCGGAGCGTTTTGCTGGCATCATGGATGCACAAAGGCATGTCACGGATCTGCCCAACGACGTCGCTGCAGTCCAAGACTTCATCCGCCGCTCCATAGCACAGACCGACGTGAAACAGCACCCCAGAGGAGCATAA
- a CDS encoding trypsin-like serine protease, which translates to MALAIGLGGCSLIPTQTVQHALGDAAATLAGESAAPEASESDAQVNNEGDAEATPAQPEIPAASPGTSRPALSPMPAGTALDISSQEPKPGEYFDFQMCTAAWSFSLEDGRNFAVTASHCGKPGDRVWAGNAHRTFTFPAEPIGEVVYSDLYSDTTHGLDFALIELHADVGYYTPKYMEAGVATTGELPQQLCKLGRITGETCGELSHGPEKGGLKSGEIRMETTAARARLCGTQGDSGGPMYAQLPGGPAIVGVVSGTTQELKGQCAEASDMELSFTPAADIVALIPEILGSEIAQAA; encoded by the coding sequence GTGGCTTTAGCAATTGGCCTCGGCGGCTGCTCTTTGATCCCCACTCAGACGGTGCAACACGCGCTTGGCGACGCCGCGGCCACCCTCGCTGGCGAATCCGCCGCACCGGAGGCGTCGGAAAGCGATGCTCAGGTAAACAACGAGGGTGACGCGGAAGCCACGCCAGCGCAGCCGGAAATCCCCGCCGCGAGCCCCGGTACCTCGCGGCCTGCGCTCTCGCCCATGCCGGCGGGAACCGCGTTGGATATCTCCTCCCAGGAACCGAAACCGGGAGAGTATTTTGACTTCCAGATGTGCACCGCAGCATGGTCTTTCTCGTTGGAAGATGGCCGCAACTTCGCGGTGACCGCATCGCACTGCGGCAAACCCGGCGACCGTGTGTGGGCCGGAAACGCGCATCGCACCTTTACTTTCCCAGCAGAACCAATCGGGGAAGTGGTCTATTCGGACTTGTATTCCGATACCACCCACGGCCTCGACTTCGCGCTCATCGAGCTGCATGCCGACGTGGGTTACTACACGCCGAAATACATGGAGGCCGGCGTGGCCACAACGGGCGAGCTCCCACAACAGCTGTGCAAGCTAGGGCGGATCACTGGGGAGACCTGTGGCGAGCTAAGCCATGGCCCGGAAAAGGGCGGGCTGAAGTCCGGCGAGATCCGCATGGAAACCACGGCCGCTCGGGCGCGCCTGTGCGGTACCCAAGGCGATTCCGGCGGGCCGATGTACGCCCAACTGCCAGGAGGACCCGCAATCGTCGGCGTAGTCTCTGGCACCACGCAGGAGCTAAAAGGTCAGTGCGCCGAAGCGTCGGACATGGAGCTTTCCTTTACCCCTGCAGCCGATATCGTAGCGCTCATCCCGGAGATTTTGGGCTCTGAAATAGCGCAGGCGGCCTAG
- a CDS encoding NUDIX hydrolase, translated as MATPEYILNLREKVGHQQLFLPACTAVIVRDVPMNAALWEVPSVLLVQRADNETWAPVEGICEPGEEITTTAIREVKEEVGLDATAEALLGVGQVGPVTYDNGDECMFMSTALRLSVPEGAEPVVSDEENLAAQWFSVAQMPASVSARNRMLIGDAVAQMKHPKGFRPRMGFVKRN; from the coding sequence ATGGCAACCCCTGAATACATCCTCAACCTCCGTGAGAAGGTGGGCCACCAGCAGCTATTCCTGCCGGCGTGCACCGCAGTTATTGTCCGCGATGTTCCCATGAACGCGGCGCTATGGGAAGTCCCATCGGTGCTGCTGGTGCAACGCGCCGACAATGAGACCTGGGCGCCCGTCGAGGGCATCTGCGAGCCTGGCGAGGAAATCACCACCACAGCCATCCGTGAGGTCAAGGAAGAAGTCGGACTCGATGCCACCGCGGAAGCGCTGCTTGGCGTGGGGCAGGTAGGCCCTGTCACCTACGACAATGGCGACGAGTGCATGTTCATGTCCACCGCACTGCGGCTTTCGGTTCCAGAAGGCGCGGAGCCGGTGGTCTCTGACGAGGAAAACCTCGCGGCGCAGTGGTTCTCCGTGGCCCAAATGCCGGCTTCGGTAAGCGCCCGTAACCGTATGCTGATCGGTGATGCCGTGGCACAAATGAAGCACCCGAAGGGCTTTCGCCCCCGCATGGGATTTGTAAAACGCAACTAG
- a CDS encoding CTP synthase, protein MPPRSNQNTKFIFVTGGVVSSLGKGLTAASLGQLLSARGLSVTMQKLDPYLNVDPGTMNPFEHGEVFVTEDGAETDLDLGHYERFLDRNLTKNANVTTGKVYSSVIAKERRGEYLGKTVQVIPHITDEIKDRVLAMAAPDASGNVPDVVISEIGGTVGDIESQPFLEAARQVRHAVGRENIFFIHCSLVPYLGTSGELKTKPTQHSVAELRSIGIVPDAVVLRCDRDVPDGLKHKIALMTDVEEEGVVSCPDSPSIYDIPEVLYREHLDTFVIRKLGLPFRDVDWTQWGELLDRVRNPRHEVTVGIVGKYIDLQDAYLSVAEAIRHAAFAHHAKAKIKWITSDDCEADSATPLGDLDAIVVPGGFGVRGIEGKIAAVSYARENKIPFLGLCLGLQCTVLEAARQAGIADASSTEFDPETSAPVIATMEEQQAAVSGEADLGGTMRLGAYPAVLAEDSVVAKAYGTTEVSERHRHRYEVNNAYRAQIEQGSGLVFSGTSPDGNLVEFVEYPEHPFMVATQAHPEYKSRPTNPHPLFDGLIAAALS, encoded by the coding sequence ATGCCACCTCGTTCCAACCAGAACACCAAATTCATTTTCGTCACCGGAGGAGTTGTCTCCTCCCTGGGCAAAGGCTTAACAGCGGCATCGCTGGGGCAGCTGCTTTCTGCCCGCGGACTCTCGGTGACCATGCAGAAGCTCGACCCATATCTCAACGTCGACCCAGGCACCATGAACCCGTTCGAGCACGGCGAGGTCTTTGTCACCGAAGACGGTGCCGAGACCGACCTCGACCTGGGCCACTACGAGCGCTTCTTGGACCGCAACCTCACGAAGAACGCGAATGTGACCACGGGCAAGGTGTACTCCTCGGTCATCGCGAAGGAGCGCCGTGGCGAGTACTTGGGCAAGACCGTGCAGGTCATCCCGCACATCACCGATGAGATCAAGGATCGCGTGCTCGCGATGGCCGCGCCCGATGCCTCCGGCAATGTGCCGGACGTGGTCATCTCCGAAATCGGCGGCACCGTGGGCGATATCGAATCGCAGCCCTTCCTGGAGGCCGCACGGCAGGTACGTCATGCCGTCGGCCGCGAGAATATCTTCTTCATCCACTGCTCGTTGGTGCCATACCTCGGCACTTCGGGGGAGCTGAAGACGAAGCCGACCCAGCACTCCGTGGCGGAGCTGCGCTCCATCGGCATCGTGCCGGACGCAGTGGTGCTGCGGTGTGACCGCGACGTTCCGGATGGCTTAAAACACAAGATTGCGCTGATGACCGACGTCGAGGAAGAAGGCGTGGTGTCCTGCCCTGATTCGCCGTCCATCTATGACATCCCGGAGGTGCTCTACCGCGAGCACCTGGACACCTTCGTCATCCGCAAACTAGGCCTGCCTTTCCGCGATGTGGATTGGACCCAATGGGGCGAGCTACTGGATCGCGTCCGCAACCCGCGTCATGAGGTCACCGTGGGCATCGTGGGCAAGTACATCGACCTCCAGGATGCGTACCTTTCCGTGGCAGAGGCAATCCGGCATGCGGCCTTTGCTCACCACGCGAAGGCGAAAATCAAGTGGATCACCTCGGATGACTGCGAAGCAGACTCAGCCACTCCGCTGGGCGATCTCGACGCCATCGTGGTGCCAGGCGGCTTCGGAGTGCGCGGCATCGAGGGCAAGATCGCCGCGGTGAGCTACGCCCGAGAGAACAAGATTCCTTTCCTGGGCCTGTGCCTGGGTCTGCAGTGCACCGTGCTGGAGGCGGCCCGCCAGGCAGGCATTGCCGACGCCTCCTCGACAGAGTTTGACCCCGAGACCTCTGCGCCAGTCATCGCCACGATGGAGGAGCAGCAGGCGGCCGTCTCCGGCGAGGCGGATCTCGGCGGCACCATGCGCCTGGGCGCTTATCCAGCTGTGCTCGCTGAAGACTCCGTCGTGGCGAAGGCATACGGCACCACTGAGGTCTCTGAGCGCCACCGCCACCGCTACGAGGTCAACAACGCCTACCGTGCGCAGATCGAGCAAGGCTCCGGCCTGGTCTTCTCCGGCACCTCGCCCGACGGCAACCTGGTCGAATTCGTGGAGTACCCCGAGCACCCATTCATGGTGGCCACCCAAGCCCACCCCGAGTACAAGTCGCGCCCGACTAACCCGCACCCGCTCTTTGACGGGCTGATTGCAGCGGCGCTGAGCTAA
- the glnA gene encoding type I glutamate--ammonia ligase: MSFESVQEIVKFIEDEDVKFVDIRFTDVPGTEHHFSIPASEFTEAAAEEGLAFDGSSIRGFTSIDESDMTLLPDPATAMVDPFRSSKTLNIKFFVNDPFTLEPFSRDPRNVAMKAEEYLASTGIADVCNFGAEAEFYLFDSVRYSTDIDHGFYEVDTDEGWWNRGNEANFDGTPNTGFKTRVKGGYFPTAPVDKHGEVRDAMVRNLQNAGFQIERFHHEVGAGQNEINYRFNSLLHAADDIQTFKYIIKNTAAEYGKSATFMPKPLAGDNGSGMHAHMSLWKDGKPLFYDEAGYGGLSDIARYYIGGILHHAPAVLAFTNPTLNSYHRLVPGFEAPINLVYSQRNRSAAIRIPITGSNPKAKRIEFRAPDPSGNPYFGFAAMMMAGLDGIKNRIEPHAPVDKDLYELPPAEQASIPQAPTSLEASLRALEEDNEFLTEGDVFTEDLIETYLQYKNEKEIAPSRLRPTPQEFEMYYDC; encoded by the coding sequence GTGTCTTTCGAGTCCGTCCAGGAAATCGTCAAGTTCATCGAGGATGAAGACGTAAAGTTCGTCGATATTCGTTTTACTGACGTTCCCGGCACCGAGCACCACTTTTCAATTCCCGCTTCGGAGTTCACCGAGGCCGCCGCTGAAGAAGGCCTCGCATTCGACGGTTCTTCCATCCGTGGCTTTACCTCCATCGATGAGTCTGACATGACCCTGCTGCCAGACCCAGCAACCGCGATGGTGGATCCTTTCCGCTCCTCCAAGACGCTGAACATCAAGTTCTTCGTCAACGATCCGTTCACCTTGGAGCCTTTCTCCCGCGACCCACGCAACGTCGCAATGAAGGCCGAGGAATACCTTGCTTCCACCGGCATCGCGGACGTGTGCAACTTCGGCGCCGAGGCCGAGTTCTACCTCTTCGATTCCGTGCGCTACTCCACCGACATCGACCATGGTTTCTACGAGGTAGACACCGACGAGGGCTGGTGGAACCGCGGCAACGAGGCCAACTTCGACGGCACCCCGAACACCGGTTTCAAGACCCGCGTCAAGGGCGGCTACTTCCCCACCGCGCCCGTCGACAAGCATGGCGAAGTCCGCGATGCCATGGTGCGCAACCTGCAGAACGCCGGCTTCCAGATCGAGCGCTTCCACCACGAGGTGGGCGCGGGTCAAAATGAGATCAACTACCGCTTCAACTCCCTGCTGCACGCGGCTGATGATATTCAGACCTTCAAGTACATCATCAAGAACACCGCCGCTGAGTACGGCAAGTCCGCAACCTTCATGCCAAAGCCGCTCGCGGGTGACAACGGCTCCGGCATGCACGCCCACATGTCCCTGTGGAAGGACGGCAAGCCGCTGTTCTACGATGAGGCAGGCTACGGTGGCCTTTCCGATATCGCGCGCTACTACATCGGCGGCATCCTCCACCACGCACCGGCAGTTCTGGCGTTTACCAACCCAACTCTGAACTCCTACCACCGCCTGGTTCCGGGCTTTGAGGCCCCGATTAACCTGGTCTACTCCCAGCGCAACCGCTCCGCGGCAATCCGCATTCCGATCACCGGCTCCAACCCGAAGGCAAAGCGCATCGAGTTCCGCGCTCCGGACCCATCAGGTAACCCGTACTTCGGTTTCGCTGCGATGATGATGGCTGGCCTCGATGGCATCAAGAACCGCATCGAGCCACACGCTCCGGTAGATAAGGACCTCTACGAGCTGCCACCGGCAGAGCAGGCTTCCATCCCGCAGGCACCAACCAGCCTTGAGGCTTCCCTGCGCGCCCTGGAGGAAGACAACGAGTTCCTGACCGAAGGCGATGTCTTCACCGAGGACCTCATCGAGACCTACCTGCAGTACAAGAACGAAAAGGAAATCGCTCCTTCCCGCCTGCGCCCAACCCCGCAGGAGTTTGAGATGTACTACGACTGCTAA
- a CDS encoding RDD family protein, translating into MADKRTWLDGPAIPGENDDFEGPGAWPGEKLGLPESGSGALAPVARRAGAVLIDWIVCMLLANLIVMFTHALGGPAFLGYMLWVIVGILCGWLFARTPGMLLLGMGVARLDAPGQTVGFWRAAVRTILTGFLFPAAMVDTDGRGIHDRATGTAVIMV; encoded by the coding sequence ATGGCTGATAAGCGAACATGGCTCGATGGACCCGCAATCCCGGGCGAAAATGATGACTTCGAAGGCCCCGGCGCATGGCCGGGCGAAAAGCTCGGACTTCCTGAGTCTGGCTCCGGGGCGCTGGCGCCGGTGGCCCGCCGTGCAGGGGCGGTTCTCATCGACTGGATCGTGTGCATGCTGCTGGCCAATCTCATCGTGATGTTCACCCACGCGCTGGGCGGCCCTGCATTCCTGGGCTACATGCTGTGGGTCATCGTCGGCATCCTCTGCGGCTGGCTCTTCGCTCGCACTCCGGGCATGCTTTTGCTGGGCATGGGCGTGGCGCGTCTCGACGCCCCGGGGCAAACGGTGGGCTTCTGGCGCGCGGCAGTGCGCACCATCCTCACCGGCTTCCTCTTCCCAGCCGCAATGGTCGATACCGACGGCCGCGGTATCCACGACCGCGCAACCGGCACCGCAGTGATCATGGTCTAG
- a CDS encoding DUF4191 domain-containing protein, translating to MAQDDKASLKAAKKQERAAKREQRKQTRSQMWQAFNMQRKHDKALIPIMLAAFLGMGLLFFLIGLLFNGEWFMLILGLGIGALLAMWLFTRRLERDMYKKVEDQPGVAGWALEQQLRNTVGIVWKVKTAVGVTRHQDLIHRVIGNAGVIFVCEGNRKRLTPVLNTLKKRVDKLAGGVPVYEVWVGNGEDEVPVSKLRNHVMKFPRNFKKDETYATIRKIEAMDDLPGTTPGLPKGPMPRQAQNMAGMNRRMRRAQQRKGK from the coding sequence ATGGCACAAGACGATAAGGCAAGCCTGAAGGCTGCAAAGAAGCAAGAGCGCGCCGCAAAACGCGAGCAGCGCAAGCAAACCCGTTCCCAGATGTGGCAAGCGTTCAATATGCAGCGCAAGCATGACAAGGCATTGATTCCTATCATGCTCGCCGCTTTCCTCGGCATGGGCCTGTTGTTCTTCCTTATCGGCCTGCTCTTCAACGGCGAGTGGTTCATGCTCATCCTGGGTCTCGGCATCGGCGCTTTGCTGGCGATGTGGCTGTTTACCCGCCGCCTTGAGCGCGACATGTACAAAAAGGTCGAGGATCAGCCGGGCGTTGCGGGGTGGGCGCTGGAGCAGCAGCTGCGCAACACCGTGGGCATCGTCTGGAAGGTCAAGACCGCGGTCGGCGTTACCCGCCATCAGGACCTCATCCACCGCGTCATCGGCAATGCCGGCGTCATCTTCGTCTGCGAAGGTAACCGCAAGCGCCTGACTCCGGTTCTCAACACCCTGAAAAAGCGCGTGGATAAGCTCGCCGGCGGCGTTCCGGTCTACGAGGTCTGGGTGGGCAACGGCGAGGACGAGGTTCCAGTGTCCAAGCTGCGCAATCACGTGATGAAGTTCCCGCGTAACTTCAAAAAGGATGAGACCTACGCAACCATCCGCAAGATTGAGGCTATGGATGACCTGCCAGGCACCACCCCGGGTCTGCCGAAGGGCCCGATGCCGCGCCAGGCGCAGAACATGGCTGGCATGAACCGCCGCATGCGCCGCGCACAGCAGCGTAAGGGCAAATAA
- the lipA gene encoding lipoyl synthase, with translation MLRIEKKNAESPIEQKPRWIRNQVRTGPGYEDMKSRVSGASLHTVCQEAGCPNIHECWESREATFLIGGDKCTRRCDFCDIATGKPAELDRDEPRRVAENIQEMDLNYTTITGVTRDDLPDEGAWLYAEVVRKIHELNPHTGVENLTPDFSGKPDLLQEVFEARPEVFAHNLETVPRIFKRIRPAFRYERSLDVIRQAHDFGLITKSNLILGMGETKDEIEEALRDLRSAGCDIITITQYLRPGPRFHPIERWVRPEEFVEHSKLAKELGFGGVMSGPLVRSSYRAGRLYVQAMEARGFELPENLQHLAETSKGATAQEASTLLEKYGPSQETPVTTRMVKTPANADSAAAAIR, from the coding sequence ATGCTCCGCATTGAGAAGAAGAATGCGGAATCCCCCATCGAACAAAAGCCGCGCTGGATCCGCAACCAGGTCCGCACCGGCCCGGGCTACGAGGATATGAAGTCCCGCGTGTCCGGCGCTTCCCTGCACACCGTGTGCCAGGAGGCTGGTTGCCCGAATATCCACGAGTGCTGGGAATCTCGTGAGGCCACCTTCCTCATCGGTGGCGATAAGTGCACCCGCCGCTGCGATTTCTGCGACATTGCCACCGGTAAGCCGGCGGAGTTGGACCGCGACGAGCCGCGCCGCGTTGCAGAAAACATCCAGGAGATGGACCTGAACTACACCACCATCACCGGTGTTACCCGCGACGATCTGCCGGATGAAGGCGCGTGGCTCTACGCCGAGGTCGTGCGCAAGATTCACGAGCTCAACCCGCACACCGGTGTGGAAAACCTGACCCCTGACTTCTCCGGCAAGCCGGACCTTCTGCAGGAGGTCTTCGAGGCTCGCCCTGAGGTCTTCGCTCACAACCTGGAGACCGTGCCGCGCATCTTCAAGCGCATCCGCCCGGCCTTCCGCTACGAGCGCTCCCTCGACGTAATTCGCCAGGCTCACGACTTTGGTCTCATCACCAAGTCCAACCTGATCCTGGGCATGGGCGAGACCAAGGATGAGATCGAGGAAGCTCTGCGCGACCTGCGCTCTGCTGGCTGCGACATCATCACCATTACCCAGTACCTGCGCCCAGGCCCGCGCTTCCACCCGATCGAGCGTTGGGTCCGCCCGGAGGAGTTCGTCGAACACTCCAAGCTGGCCAAGGAGCTCGGCTTCGGCGGCGTCATGTCTGGCCCACTGGTGCGTTCTTCTTACCGCGCTGGCCGCCTGTACGTGCAGGCTATGGAGGCCCGCGGCTTCGAATTGCCAGAAAATTTGCAGCACCTGGCTGAGACCTCGAAGGGCGCTACCGCCCAAGAGGCTTCGACGCTGCTCGAGAAGTACGGCCCTTCCCAGGAAACCCCGGTAACGACCCGCATGGTAAAGACCCCGGCAAACGCTGACTCCGCTGCCGCTGCAATTCGTTAA
- the lipB gene encoding lipoyl(octanoyl) transferase LipB, whose translation MTAPREPFFPADRSIRASQEALEIRHLGRMDYQQAWDLQAELAAQRAKGERGDIILVVEHPNIYTAGKRTQPEDMPDNGLPVITVDRGGRITWHGEGQLVVYPILKLAEPVDVVDYVRRLEEAIIQTVRELGVRTAGRIDGRSGVWVPSTTQATDPQAPKRDRKIAALGIRITRGVTMHGLALNCTNTLEYYEHIVACGIDDADVTTLSLELGRDVTMEEAATPLLDALQRALSGELTVADHTFGSAPDPIKVANEKARQKRAQSAE comes from the coding sequence ATGACAGCTCCTCGTGAGCCCTTCTTCCCCGCTGATCGCAGTATTCGCGCGTCACAGGAAGCGCTGGAAATCCGCCACCTCGGCCGCATGGATTACCAACAGGCGTGGGATCTCCAGGCCGAGCTTGCCGCCCAGCGCGCAAAAGGCGAGCGCGGGGACATCATCCTCGTGGTCGAGCACCCCAACATCTACACCGCTGGCAAACGCACGCAGCCGGAGGATATGCCGGACAATGGTCTGCCGGTCATCACGGTGGATCGCGGCGGGCGGATTACTTGGCATGGTGAGGGGCAGCTGGTGGTCTACCCCATCTTGAAGCTCGCGGAGCCTGTCGACGTCGTGGACTATGTCCGCCGGCTCGAAGAGGCAATCATCCAGACGGTGCGCGAGCTTGGCGTTCGTACCGCCGGCCGCATCGACGGCCGGTCTGGTGTGTGGGTGCCCTCCACCACCCAGGCCACGGACCCGCAGGCCCCCAAGCGCGATCGCAAAATTGCGGCGCTGGGAATCCGCATCACTCGCGGCGTGACCATGCATGGTCTTGCGCTTAATTGCACCAACACGCTGGAGTATTACGAGCACATCGTGGCCTGCGGCATTGACGACGCCGACGTGACCACGCTGAGCCTCGAGCTTGGCCGCGATGTCACTATGGAGGAGGCTGCGACACCGCTTCTCGACGCCCTGCAGCGCGCGCTTTCTGGTGAACTCACCGTCGCGGACCACACATTTGGTTCAGCGCCAGACCCGATTAAGGTCGCCAACGAGAAGGCCCGCCAAAAGCGTGCCCAGAGTGCGGAATAA